In Planococcus shixiaomingii, the DNA window GAAGTGGCACATTTGGCAAGATTGGCAATTACTGACGAGGAAGCTGTGCATTTTGCAGAACAATTAGAAGCAATTACGAATGCGATGGAATTGTTGAACGAATTGGATACTGAAAATGTAGAGCCGACCACACATGTGCTAGAAATGGTCAACGTTTTGCGTGAAGACAAATCCATACCAGGATTGGACCGGGAATTGGTATTGAAAAACGTTAAAGAACACGAAGCGGGACAAATTAAAGTTCCAACGATTCTTGACTGATAAGGAGGAGAGAAAAAGATGGCATTAGCAGATAAAACTGCAGCAGAACTGCAGGAGTTAATACATACAAAGGAAATGACCATTTCTGAAATGGCAGAACAGGCGTTCAATCGCATTGAAGAGCTTGATTCGAAAGTGGATGCTTTCTTGGCTCTCGACAAAGAAGGGGCAATGGAGCAAGCGGCACAATTGGATAACACACCTCTTGATGAGCGTGGACCACTTTTTGGATTGCCGATTGGCGTAAAGGACAATATCGTGACCGAAGGCATTGAAACAACAGCTTCAAGCCGAATTCTTACAGGTTTTAACCCTATCTACAATGCAACAGTAGTGGAAAAGTTAAAAAAAGACGGAATGGTCATTGTCGGCAAATTGAATATGGACGAATTTGCAATGGGATCTTCCAACGAGAATTCTTATTATAAAAACACGAAGAATCCTTGGAATCTTGAAACCGTTCCAGGTGGATCTTCAGGCGGCTCTGCAGCAGCTGTAGCAGCAGGCGAAGTGCCGTTTACGCTTGGTTCGGATACCGGTGGGTCAATCCGCCAGCCGGCTGCATTTTGTGGAGTAGTAGGCATGAAGCCGACATACGGACGGGTTTCCCGCTTTGGATTGATCGCTTATGCTTCGTCATTAGATCAAATCGGACCTATCACTCGGACGGTTAAAGACAATGCGTTGTTATTGAACACCATCGCAGGATATGACGACAAAGATTCGACTTCGGCAAATGTTGAAGTGCCGGATTTTGCTGCTGCGTTGACTGGGGATATCAAAGGAATGCGAATCGGCGTTCCGAAAGAATATTTCGCTGAAGGCGTTGGAGAAGCTGCAAAACAGGCAGTCCGCGACGCATTAAAAGTGCTTGAAGAAAAAGGCGCGACTTGGGAAGAGATTTCTTTGCCGCATTCCAAATACGCACTTTCTACGTATTACTTGATCGCTTCTTCTGAAGCTTCCTCGAACTTGTCGCGTTTTGACGGTATCCGCTACGGCTACCGCACAGAAAAAGCGGGCAACCTGCTGGAGTTCTATATGAACACGCGTTCTGAAGGATTCGGCGATGAAGTAAAGCGCCGCATCATGCTTGGAACGTATGCTCTTAGCTCAGGCTATTACGATGCATATTACAAAAAAGCACAAAAAGTGCGCACATTAATCAAACAGGATTTTGACAAAGCGTTTGAGGAATACGACGTCATTATCGGACCAACGACTCCAACACCGGCATTTAAAATCGGTGAGAAGATCGATGATCCATTGACAATGTATGCCAACGATATTTTGACGATTCCTGTCAACTTGGCAGGCGTTCCGGCGATTTCAGTTCCTTGCGGTTTTGACAATGGCCTGCCGCTTGGCTTGCAAATCATTGGCAAGTATTTTGATGAAGAAACGGTTTACCGCGTTGCAGATGTTTTTGAACAGGCGACCGATTTCCATAAAAAAACTCCTCAAGTTTGGGAGGGAGCAGCAAAATGAATTTCGAAACAATAATCGGCCTCGAGGTACACGTCGAGCTTAAAACAGAATCTAAAATGTTCTCTCCTGCACCGGCTCATTTCGGTGCGGAACCGAACACCAACACAAACGTAATCGATCTTGGCTATCCTGGCGTTTTGCCGGTAGTCAACAAAACTGCAGTGGACTGGGCAATGAAAGCCGCTTTGGCGTTAAACTGCCAAATCAACCGCCACACGAAATTCGACCGCAAAAACTATTTTTATCCGGACAACCCGAAAGCCTACCAAATTTCCCAATTTGATGAGCCGATCGGCGAACATGGCTGGATTGAAATCGAAGTCAAAGGCGAGAAAAAGCGCATCGGTATTACGCGCCTCCATATGGAAGAAGATGCCGGCAAACTAACGCATACCGGCAATGGCCATTCGCTGGTCGACCTTAACCGCCAAGGCACGCCGCTGATTGAAATCGTATCAGAGCCGGATATGCGTACGCCGGAAGAAGCCTATGCATTCTTGGAAAAAATCAAAGCGATTATCCAGTACACGGGTGTTTCCGATGTACGTATGGAAGAAGGATCTCTTCGCTGTGACGCCAATATTTCACTTCGTCCATACGGACAAGAGGAATTTGGAACGAAAACAGAATTGAAAAACTTAAACTCATTTAACTTTGTCCGCAGAGGAATTGAGCATGAACAAATCCGTCAAGAAGAAGTGCTGTTGTCAGGTGGCATTATCGGACAGGAAACGCGCCGCTACGATGAATCAACAGGAAAAACGCTTTTAATGCGTGTTAAAGAAGGATCGGACGATTACCGTTACTTCCCAGAACCGGATTTGGTTGATATCATTATTGACGACGCTTGGCTGGAACGCGTCCGTGCTGAAATTCCGGAACTTCCGGATGCGCGGAAAGCCCGCTATGTTTCAGAACTTGGCATGTCTTCATACGATGCCATGGTCTTGACGCTGGCGAAGCCGATTTCCGATTTCTTCGAAGCGACGGTCGCTGCCGGAGCAGATGCGAAACTGGCATCGAACTGGTTGATGGGTGAAGTTTCTGCTTATCTTAACGCTGAACAAAAAGAGCTGAGCGATACGGCATTGACGCCTGAAGGATTAGCTGGCATGATCAAATTGATTTCAGATGGCACGATTTCATCTAAAATCGCCAAGAAAGTCTTTAAGGAATTGATTGAAAAAGGCGGCGACGCGAACGATATCGTCAAAGCGAAAGGCCTTGTCCAAATTTCCGACGAAGGCACATTGCGCGAGTTTGTTACAGCTTCGCTTGACAACAACCCGCAATCGATCGAAGACTTCAAAAACGGCAAAGACCGCGCAATCGGTTTCTTGGTTGGCCAAATTATGAAACAGACAAAAGGGCAGGCAAATCCGCCATTGCTCAATAAAATCTTGCTTGAAGAAATCGCGAAACGCTAAAGTTGATGCAAAAGCAATAAGAAAAGATGGTCCGCTGAGTCGGGCCATCTTTTTTGAAGGGTTTATTAAAGAGTGAACTTAAATTCTTGAGCTGATGATATTCAGCAAAACAGCTCCGCTTTCCGCGAGCTATCCCGCTGAAGTCTCCGCTGTTTTGCTCCATATCTTCTAATCAACTAACAGTGAAACAGGTATCATGCATGTGTTCTCTTTTGATTTAAGAGAGTATTTAGCTTCGGCGCATCTAAGGGCTAGACGAAGCCAGGAGGCGGGTGCTCTTCCTGGCTCTTGGAGGAAGTCATGCCCAAAGAAACCGAAGCAGGGAGCAAAAAGTCAATTACTTTAGTTCAACATATATAGTTTCTGTATCACCAGTATTTACTTATAAAAACGCTAGAAAAGAAGAAACGAGCTCAGTAGCGAAGATTTGAGCAATCTGGTCCTTCAAAAAGTGTATAATTTGAAGCTTTTATCCTGTACAAGTAAACTATAGGAAAAGGAGATGTGATACTATGCCAACTGAACAGCAGTATTTCGAAGATGCCATCGCAATTGAAAACTACATGGCACAAATGGAATCGAATCAAAAAACAACGTATGCCATCTATGAAAAATTCACTCTTCCAGAAGATCAAGAGTTTATTGGATTGTTAAAAGAAAAGCAGCCGCATGTGCTGGTCATTACCGAAGACTGGTGCGGCGATGCCATGATGAACAATGCCATACTTAGAAGAATCGCTGAAGCTGCGGATCTTGAAGTGCGCTGCGTCTACCGGGATCAGAACCCGGAGTTAGTGGATCAGTATTTGACGAATGGTGGACGTTCAATTCCGAAATACATCTTCCTTTCAAAAGAAGGGGAAGTGTTAGGGCACTGGGGGCCACGTGCGCCGAAAATCCAGGAGTTTGTTATGGAAAAAAGAGCGACGTTACCCGAAAAAGACGATCCGCGCTATGCACTTAACCATGAAGCGATGATTGGGGAAATTTCGGATGCTTTTACTTGGAACACCGAGTTCTGGCAAGCGGTCTATGAAGATTTGCGCAAAACATTCATGAAAGCGTTAAAATAAAAACGTGTAGAGTAGAAGTGTAAAAAGGCCGGCTATTGTCGGTTTTTTTCTTGGGGAACTTTTCATGTTCCCTTTCTGTCTTATTTCTATAGAACGATTAGAAAGGCTGAATTCGTATGAAACGTGCACGAATTATATACAATCCTACTTCTGGCCGCGAGTTGTTTCGCAAACATTTGCCGGAAGTTCTAGAAAAGATGGAAACAGCGGGATATGAAACGTCTTGTCACGCAACTACGGGTGAAGGGGACGCTATAACAGCTGCAAAACTTGCAGTGGAGCGGAACTTTGATTTAGTGGTGGCGGTCGGCGGTGACGGCACATTGAACGAAGTGGTATCCGGCATATCCCAATTTGAAAAAAGGCCGAAAATCGGATTGATTCCGATGGGGACGACAAATGATTTTGCTCGTGCGGTCCACATTCCACGTGATATCAATAAAGCGGTTGATATTATCCTTAATGGCGAGTCAATTCCGGTAGATGTGGGTTTGATGGATAGCAACCGTTATTTTATCAACATTGCCGGAGGCGGCAGGTTGACTGAATTGACATACGAAGTACCGAGCAAACTGAAGACGGTGCTTGGGCAATTGGCATATTACTTAAAAGGAATTGAGATGTTGCCATCTATTCGTTCATCAAAAGTCCGCATCGAATATGATGGACATGTTTTCGAAGACCAAGCGATGATGTTTTTGATCGGATTGACGAATTCGGTCGGAGGTTTTGAAAAACTGGCGCCAGATGCCAGCATTAACGACGGCAAGTTTACACTGCTGATTTTGAAAGAAGTCAATATGGCCGAATTTATCCGGTTGGCTTCTCTTGCGCTGCGCGGCGAGCATTTGTCAGACCCGCACGTAATTTATGCGAAGGCAAGCAAGATTTCTGTAACATCTGAAGAAACGGTATTGCTCAATTTAGATGGCGAATACGGCGGCATTCTTCCCGCCACTTTCGAAAATCTATATCAGCACATTGAAGTGCTCGTGCCACCCCAATAAATCAATCATTTCAAAAGCCTAGCCTCTGGATCAAGTGCCAGATAGCAGGCTTTTTTTGGTTTTTTTTGAAATGCAAGCATTCCGCTTTGTTGTCACATGTTATTCATAGATGCTTGAAAAATGTAGATTTGGGAGGGGTTTAGTAGAGTTTCAAAAAAGGGGATGGGGTACAATAGGTGTAGTTAAAGAATGAATACGATAAAAGTTTTCGAAAGGGGACAAACAGATGGGATTCGAAGATACAGCTTTCCTGAGTCGCATATTGACTCTGATGACGCTGTCATTCCATATTCTTTATGCAACAATCGGAGTAGGGGTTCCGCTCATGATCATGATTGCCCAATGGGTCGGAATCAAGAAAAACGATGATCATTACATTCTGATGGCACGGCGCTGGGCGCGTGGATTTGTTATTACGGTGGC includes these proteins:
- the gatC gene encoding Asp-tRNA(Asn)/Glu-tRNA(Gln) amidotransferase subunit GatC, whose translation is MAKITKEEVIEVAHLARLAITDEEAVHFAEQLEAITNAMELLNELDTENVEPTTHVLEMVNVLREDKSIPGLDRELVLKNVKEHEAGQIKVPTILD
- the gatA gene encoding Asp-tRNA(Asn)/Glu-tRNA(Gln) amidotransferase subunit GatA, with translation MALADKTAAELQELIHTKEMTISEMAEQAFNRIEELDSKVDAFLALDKEGAMEQAAQLDNTPLDERGPLFGLPIGVKDNIVTEGIETTASSRILTGFNPIYNATVVEKLKKDGMVIVGKLNMDEFAMGSSNENSYYKNTKNPWNLETVPGGSSGGSAAAVAAGEVPFTLGSDTGGSIRQPAAFCGVVGMKPTYGRVSRFGLIAYASSLDQIGPITRTVKDNALLLNTIAGYDDKDSTSANVEVPDFAAALTGDIKGMRIGVPKEYFAEGVGEAAKQAVRDALKVLEEKGATWEEISLPHSKYALSTYYLIASSEASSNLSRFDGIRYGYRTEKAGNLLEFYMNTRSEGFGDEVKRRIMLGTYALSSGYYDAYYKKAQKVRTLIKQDFDKAFEEYDVIIGPTTPTPAFKIGEKIDDPLTMYANDILTIPVNLAGVPAISVPCGFDNGLPLGLQIIGKYFDEETVYRVADVFEQATDFHKKTPQVWEGAAK
- the gatB gene encoding Asp-tRNA(Asn)/Glu-tRNA(Gln) amidotransferase subunit GatB yields the protein MNFETIIGLEVHVELKTESKMFSPAPAHFGAEPNTNTNVIDLGYPGVLPVVNKTAVDWAMKAALALNCQINRHTKFDRKNYFYPDNPKAYQISQFDEPIGEHGWIEIEVKGEKKRIGITRLHMEEDAGKLTHTGNGHSLVDLNRQGTPLIEIVSEPDMRTPEEAYAFLEKIKAIIQYTGVSDVRMEEGSLRCDANISLRPYGQEEFGTKTELKNLNSFNFVRRGIEHEQIRQEEVLLSGGIIGQETRRYDESTGKTLLMRVKEGSDDYRYFPEPDLVDIIIDDAWLERVRAEIPELPDARKARYVSELGMSSYDAMVLTLAKPISDFFEATVAAGADAKLASNWLMGEVSAYLNAEQKELSDTALTPEGLAGMIKLISDGTISSKIAKKVFKELIEKGGDANDIVKAKGLVQISDEGTLREFVTASLDNNPQSIEDFKNGKDRAIGFLVGQIMKQTKGQANPPLLNKILLEEIAKR
- a CDS encoding thioredoxin family protein, with product MPTEQQYFEDAIAIENYMAQMESNQKTTYAIYEKFTLPEDQEFIGLLKEKQPHVLVITEDWCGDAMMNNAILRRIAEAADLEVRCVYRDQNPELVDQYLTNGGRSIPKYIFLSKEGEVLGHWGPRAPKIQEFVMEKRATLPEKDDPRYALNHEAMIGEISDAFTWNTEFWQAVYEDLRKTFMKALK
- a CDS encoding diacylglycerol kinase, translating into MKRARIIYNPTSGRELFRKHLPEVLEKMETAGYETSCHATTGEGDAITAAKLAVERNFDLVVAVGGDGTLNEVVSGISQFEKRPKIGLIPMGTTNDFARAVHIPRDINKAVDIILNGESIPVDVGLMDSNRYFINIAGGGRLTELTYEVPSKLKTVLGQLAYYLKGIEMLPSIRSSKVRIEYDGHVFEDQAMMFLIGLTNSVGGFEKLAPDASINDGKFTLLILKEVNMAEFIRLASLALRGEHLSDPHVIYAKASKISVTSEETVLLNLDGEYGGILPATFENLYQHIEVLVPPQ